Proteins co-encoded in one Stutzerimonas stutzeri genomic window:
- the hmpA gene encoding NO-inducible flavohemoprotein, producing MLCAEQRALIKATVPLLEAGGEALTQHFYRMMLAEHPEVRPLFNQAHQASGDQPRALANGVLMYAKHIDRLDQLGGLVSQIVNKHVALQVLPEHYPIVGACLLRAIREVLGEDIATDEVIAAWAAAYGQLADILIGTEEQLYSTTAQAPGGWRGARPFRIVRKVTESAEITSFYLEPEDGGEVVAHKPGQYIGLRLHIDGEEIRRNYSLSSASNGRGYRISVKREPEGVASNALHRMAEGERLELFAPAGEFTLQPGDKPLVLISGGVGITPTLAMLEDALKTERPIHFIHCARNADVHAFRQMVDTLAERHGQLKRFYCYDEHQGDAPQPDAVGLITEERLAAWLPADRDLDAYFLGPKPFMAKIRQLLHALGVPEQQVRYEFFGPASALE from the coding sequence ATGCTTTGCGCTGAACAACGTGCCCTGATCAAAGCCACCGTACCGCTACTGGAAGCCGGTGGCGAAGCCCTGACCCAACACTTCTACCGGATGATGCTGGCCGAGCATCCCGAGGTACGCCCGCTGTTCAACCAGGCTCACCAGGCCAGCGGCGACCAACCCCGCGCCTTGGCCAACGGCGTGCTGATGTATGCCAAGCACATCGACCGTCTGGACCAACTCGGCGGGCTGGTCTCGCAGATCGTCAACAAGCACGTGGCACTGCAGGTACTGCCGGAGCACTACCCTATCGTCGGCGCCTGCCTGCTGCGCGCCATCCGCGAAGTGCTCGGCGAAGACATTGCCACCGACGAGGTGATCGCCGCCTGGGCCGCCGCCTATGGCCAGCTCGCCGACATCCTCATCGGCACCGAGGAACAGCTCTACAGCACCACGGCGCAAGCACCGGGCGGCTGGCGCGGCGCACGGCCGTTCCGAATCGTGCGCAAGGTAACCGAAAGCGCCGAGATCACCTCGTTCTATCTGGAGCCCGAAGATGGCGGCGAAGTGGTCGCGCACAAGCCCGGCCAGTACATCGGCCTGCGCCTGCACATCGACGGCGAGGAGATCCGCCGCAACTATTCGCTGTCGTCGGCCAGTAACGGCCGCGGCTACCGGATCAGCGTCAAGCGCGAGCCAGAGGGTGTCGCCTCCAACGCCCTGCACCGCATGGCCGAGGGCGAGCGACTGGAGCTCTTCGCCCCAGCCGGCGAGTTCACTTTGCAACCTGGCGACAAGCCGCTGGTGCTGATCAGCGGCGGCGTCGGCATCACCCCGACACTGGCGATGCTCGAAGACGCGCTGAAAACCGAGCGCCCGATTCATTTCATCCACTGTGCGCGTAACGCCGATGTTCACGCGTTCCGCCAGATGGTCGACACGCTGGCCGAGCGCCACGGCCAACTCAAGCGCTTCTACTGCTATGACGAACACCAGGGCGATGCGCCGCAACCGGATGCCGTCGGCCTGATCACCGAGGAGCGGCTGGCGGCCTGGCTGCCGGCCGACCGCGACCTGGATGCCTACTTCCTCGGTCCCAAGCCCTTCATGGCCAAGATTCGCCAGCTGTTGCACGCGCTCGGTGTCCCTGAGCAGCAGGTCCGCTACGAATTCTTCGGCCCGGCTTCGGCGCTGGAGTGA
- a CDS encoding DUF2188 domain-containing protein gives MDNYHITHDGDRWVLREEGDKRALLEAATKEDIIDETRDYMKLRTASVKIHTLDGQIEEERTYPRDQDPRATKG, from the coding sequence ATGGACAACTACCACATCACCCACGACGGCGATCGCTGGGTTCTGCGTGAGGAAGGCGACAAGCGCGCACTGCTCGAAGCCGCCACCAAAGAGGACATCATCGACGAGACCCGCGATTACATGAAGCTGCGTACCGCCTCGGTGAAAATCCACACCCTCGACGGCCAGATCGAGGAGGAACGTACCTACCCGCGGGACCAGGATCCACGCGCGACCAAGGGCTGA
- a CDS encoding urea transporter: MQPPSLPSAAQAALNGVSQIFLQTNPLCGLLIVVTLSLYAPALLAGALLGLLSGTVAAWRLGYARQDIESGLYGYNATLLGVLITLVMGIGAASLLLVVVSGALSSLLQRRLLRHMRERGGPAVFTLAFVLLGWLALALAGMLDTVAEARLPDPDVDGRGALGAMASGIGQVMFLGAPGAGLGLLAAVWVADRRAGLWALCGSAVGVYCTLLLGLGAPQALAGLDGYNPALAALALSQVHRSALAPALGIVLAIACRWAFDQLGLAPLTMPFILACWAVALGTYLTQCRFGMRHA, from the coding sequence ATGCAACCGCCCTCCCTGCCGTCCGCAGCACAGGCTGCACTCAACGGTGTCAGCCAGATCTTCCTCCAGACCAACCCGCTCTGCGGCTTGCTGATCGTGGTGACGCTCAGCCTGTACGCCCCTGCCTTGCTGGCCGGTGCCCTGCTGGGCTTGCTCAGCGGCACCGTCGCCGCGTGGCGGCTGGGCTATGCCCGCCAGGATATCGAGTCCGGACTGTACGGCTACAACGCCACGCTGCTGGGTGTGCTGATCACGCTGGTGATGGGCATCGGAGCGGCGTCGCTGCTCTTGGTCGTGGTGAGCGGTGCGCTGTCGAGCCTGCTGCAACGCCGCCTGTTGCGGCACATGCGCGAGCGCGGCGGCCCTGCGGTATTTACCCTGGCGTTCGTATTGCTCGGCTGGCTGGCGCTGGCCCTGGCCGGGATGCTCGACACGGTGGCGGAGGCACGCTTGCCCGACCCGGACGTCGACGGCCGCGGAGCGCTCGGGGCGATGGCCAGTGGTATCGGCCAGGTCATGTTTCTCGGTGCGCCCGGCGCGGGGCTGGGTCTGCTGGCGGCGGTATGGGTGGCTGATCGGCGGGCCGGGCTGTGGGCGCTGTGCGGGTCAGCCGTGGGCGTCTACTGCACCCTGCTGCTGGGGCTCGGCGCGCCACAGGCGTTGGCCGGCCTCGATGGTTACAACCCCGCTCTGGCGGCGTTGGCGCTGAGCCAGGTACACCGCTCGGCACTGGCCCCTGCGCTGGGAATCGTGCTCGCCATCGCCTGCCGGTGGGCGTTCGATCAACTGGGGCTGGCGCCCCTGACCATGCCGTTTATTCTGGCGTGCTGGGCCGTGGCACTGGGTACGTACCTGACCCAGTGCCGCTTTGGCATGCGGCACGCCTGA
- the pyk gene encoding pyruvate kinase translates to MTPDKKVKILATLGPATRSIDDVRELVENGVNLFRLNFSHGEHADHAERFAWIREVERQLNQPIGILMDLQGPKLRVGRFADGKVQLKRGQTLRLDLDPTPGDATRVNLPHPEIIDALQPGMSLLVDDGRLRLTVIAKHDDAIDTRVVAGGELSDRKGVNVPEAVLELSPLTDKDRRDLAFGLELGVDWVALSFVQRPQDIHEARELIDGRAFLMAKIEKPSAVQHLREIARLSDAIMVARGDLGVEVPAENVPRIQKNIVRTCRQLGRPVVVATQMLESMRFSPAPTRAEVTDVANAVAEGADAVMLSAETASGDYPLEAVSMMSKIIRQVESGPEFQAQLEVHRPNAEATLPDAISCAIRRISSILPVAALVNYTESGRSSLRASRERPSSPILSLTPNIATARKLTVAWGVYSVIDAPMHDMEQVCLNALELARAQGMAGTGDTVVITAGVPLGQPGTTNSLRIETLN, encoded by the coding sequence ATGACACCCGACAAGAAGGTCAAGATCCTCGCTACCCTGGGCCCCGCCACCCGCAGCATCGATGACGTGCGCGAGCTGGTGGAGAACGGCGTCAACCTGTTCCGCCTCAACTTCAGCCACGGCGAGCATGCCGATCATGCCGAACGCTTCGCCTGGATTCGTGAAGTGGAGCGCCAGCTGAACCAGCCGATCGGCATCCTCATGGACCTGCAAGGGCCCAAGCTGCGCGTGGGGCGTTTTGCCGATGGCAAGGTCCAGCTCAAGCGCGGCCAGACCCTGCGCCTCGATCTCGATCCGACACCGGGCGATGCCACGCGGGTCAACCTGCCGCATCCGGAAATCATCGATGCGCTGCAGCCGGGCATGAGCCTGCTGGTGGACGACGGTCGTCTGCGCCTGACGGTGATCGCCAAGCACGACGATGCCATCGATACACGCGTGGTTGCCGGTGGCGAGCTGTCCGATCGCAAAGGCGTCAATGTGCCCGAAGCGGTACTCGAACTGAGCCCGCTGACCGACAAGGACCGCCGTGACCTGGCCTTCGGCCTGGAGCTGGGCGTCGACTGGGTCGCGCTGTCATTCGTCCAGCGCCCGCAGGACATTCATGAAGCTCGCGAGTTGATCGACGGCCGCGCCTTTCTCATGGCCAAGATCGAGAAGCCGTCCGCCGTGCAGCACCTGCGCGAGATTGCGCGCTTGAGCGACGCCATCATGGTGGCGCGCGGCGACCTGGGCGTCGAGGTACCGGCCGAAAACGTGCCGCGCATTCAGAAGAACATCGTCCGCACCTGCCGCCAGCTCGGGCGTCCGGTGGTGGTGGCGACGCAGATGCTCGAGTCGATGCGCTTCTCCCCGGCCCCGACCCGCGCCGAAGTCACGGACGTGGCCAACGCGGTGGCCGAAGGCGCCGATGCGGTGATGCTGTCGGCGGAAACCGCGTCCGGCGACTACCCGCTGGAAGCGGTCAGCATGATGAGCAAGATCATCCGCCAGGTGGAGAGCGGCCCGGAGTTCCAGGCCCAGCTCGAGGTGCATCGTCCGAATGCCGAGGCGACGCTGCCTGACGCCATCAGCTGCGCCATTCGCCGGATCAGCAGCATCCTGCCGGTGGCGGCACTGGTGAACTACACCGAATCGGGCCGGTCCAGCCTGCGCGCTTCCCGCGAGCGGCCGAGCTCGCCGATCCTGAGCCTGACGCCGAACATCGCGACGGCCCGCAAGCTGACCGTGGCCTGGGGCGTGTACTCGGTCATCGATGCGCCCATGCACGACATGGAGCAGGTCTGCCTGAATGCGCTCGAGCTGGCGCGAGCCCAGGGCATGGCCGGCACGGGTGATACTGTGGTGATCACCGCTGGCGTGCCCCTGGGGCAGCCCGGTACGACCAACTCGCTGCGCATCGAGACCCTTAACTGA